From the genome of Phycicoccus duodecadis:
GTTCGCCCACAACCTCGAGACCGTGCCGCGCATCTTCAAGCGCATCCGCCCGGCCTTCACCTACGACAAGTCGCTGCGCGTCATCACGATGGCCCGCGAGGCCGGCCTGGTCACCAAGTCGAACCTCATCCTGGGGATGGGCGAGGAGGACCACGAGGTCGAGGAGGCGATCCGCGACCTGCACGAGGCCGGCTGCGACATCCTCACCATCACCCAGTACCTGCGCCCCTCCCCCACCCACCACCCGATCGACCGGTGGGTCAAGCCCGAGGAGTTCGTGCACTGGTCCGACACCGCCGAGGCCATGGGCTTCAAGGGCGTCATGGCGGGCCCGCTGGTCCGCAGCTCGTACCGCGCCGGACGCCTCTGGGCCACGGCCATGGGCAAGTGGGGCCGCCCCATCCCCGAGCACCTGGCCCACCTCGCGCAGGCCGCGTCCGACCCGGCCCGCCAGGAGGCCGCGTCGTTGGTGGCCAAGGCTCGCAGCGCCGTATCCTGACGGCACGCGCCCGCGCCACCGCCGGGCGGCACCACCCCCGACCAGGAGCACCGTCCCCCGTGTCCGACGCACCCGAGAAGAAGCCCGGCCGGATCGCCGAGATCCGCCAGGCCTACAGCGCCATCAAGTCCCTCGACCCGCAGATCGGGTGGTGGATGCTCGGCGCCGCCGTGCTCACGGCCGCGGTCGTCGTCGGCATCGGCGCGATCTTCGGCGGCGGCTGGCTGATCTACGCCGCGCTCGTCGCCATCCCCGCTGCGGCCCTGGCCGCGGTCGTGGTGATGAACCGGCGCGGCAACGGCGCCATGTACAAGGCGCTCGACGGCAAGGTGGGCGCGGCCGGCGCCACTCTGACGGGCCTGGGCAAGCGCGGCTGGTACGCGAACCAGGAGCCGGTGGCCGTCGATGGCGCGCGCGGCACCCGGGCGCAGGACCTTGCGGGCGCGGCGCTGGTGTTCCGGGCGCTGGGCCGCCCCGGGGTCGTGCTCATCGGTGAGGGCCCGGTCGGCCGGGTCGGCAAGCTCCTCAAGCAGGAGGAGAAGAAGGTCGCGCGGGTCGCCCCCGGCGTCCCGGTCCACCTGTGGACCGTCGGCGACGGCGACGGCCAGGTCCCGGTGCGCAAGATCGCGGGCAAGCTCACCCGGATGAAGCCGGTGCTCAGCAAGCAGGAGGTCTCGGTCGTCAACAAGCGCCTGACCTCGCTCGGCGGCATCCGGCCCCCGATCCCCAAGGGCGTCGACCCCACCAAGGCCCGCATGGACCGCAAGGCGATGCGCGGCCGCTGACCCTCACGTCGTCGGTCTGCCGGCCCGGTCGGGCCGGCCCCGCGCCGCCCCGGGCCCTACGCGGAGCGGCGGTCGCGGGAGTCCTCGGCGCCGGGTCGCACGAGGCGGGTGCCGGCCACGTAGTCGTGCAGCAGGCGGCCGTCGCCGGCGCGCACCAGCCCCGGCAGGAACAGGCCCGCCAGCAGTGAGCGCACCACGACCTGCACCGGGAACGCCCCGGGGCGCACCTGCCACACCTGCAGCCCCAGCAGGCGGTGGCCGACGGTGCTGCCCGTGAGCGAGACCAGCACCACGTTGAGCAGCACGAAGACGCCGAGGGTCACCCATGAGCTCTGCGGGATGCCGAGGAGCATCGCCGGCCGCTGACCAGGGTCCAGCAAGAGGTCGTACGGCAGGACCACGAAGGTCACCAGGGCCGAGAGCACCCAGTCGACGACGAACGCCGCGATGCGCCGGCCGAACGACGGGTCGAGAGCCTCTGCGCGGGCGCGGTCCGGGTCGGCGGGCGTCGTCACGGGTCCAGCCTAGGCGGGGTCGGGCGACGGCCTTCGCGGCCCCGCGGTGGGCCGTCCTCGCTGCCCGTCACGCCCGCACCTTCCGTTGCCCTTATGGCGGGAAAAGCGTTGTCAGAAAGTTCGATTGGTCTCCTCGAACGCTTGTTCGTGTCACCGTGATCGAGTAAGATCGTGGTACAGGGGAAGGGGTTTCCGATGACAGCGACTACTGGTCCGCAGGATGTCGTGTCGGCCGCGCGGGTCGCGCGCCAGGTGCTGTCGGATGCTCTCAGCCCCGGCGAGGTGTGCGGGTCGCAGGAGGAGTGGGCGCAGGCTCTCGGTGAGCTGCAGGCCGTGATGGACACCGCGACCGCCGCCCAGGATGCCGCGATCGTGCGGCTGGCGGCGATCGAGCCCGAGGTCCTCGACGACGGGGAGGTCATCGAGACCCACCGGGCGCTCGGGCACGTCGCCCTTGATGCACCCGCGATGGTGTCGTGGACGCTCAATGTGTCGGCGGTGCAGGCCGAGCGGCGGGTGCGGGCCGCGGTCCGGATGGCCGCCGACGGGCCTGAAGGCACCCCCACCGAGACCGGGCTTCGTGGGTTGCACACCGCGATGGGTGCCGGGCGGTTGGACGCCTACCGGGCGTCGGTGGTCGCGACCGAGCTCGAGGAGGCACCGGCCGAGGTCGCCGCGTCCGTGGTCGCCGGTCTGCACGAGTACTTCGGCAGCGAGGACGGACCGCGGCTGCGGCGCCGGGTCCGTCGGATGCTGGCCCGGATCTCCCCGGACCTGGTGCGCCAACGCGCCGTGCGGGCCCGGTCCGAGTGCCGCCTCGAACGGTGGGTCGGCGAACCCGGGGTCGACACCTGGCACGGCACCTTCCCCTCCGAAGAAGCCGCCCAGGCGTGGGCCGCGATCGACGCCCTCGCGCAGCAGTACGTCACCGACGGCGTGTGCGACCGGGTCGACCGGGCGAGGGCGAAGGCCCTGACCGACCTGGTGGCGGGGAACGCGACCATCGACGTCCAGATCGTCCACACCATCGCGGCCGAGGTCCCCACAGCTGCTGGGTCCGCGCGGGGGACCAGGGCCAGCGAGGGAGCTTCGGACGACCTGGTGGACGTCGGTGCGCCCGCGAGCGAGGCTGGGGCGAGCAAGGCAGCGCCCGGCGACCTGGTCGAGGTCACCGGCCTCCGCCCCGGCGAACCCACCCTGGTCTCCCGCGCGTGGCTCGACCATGCCAGCGCCCCGCACCCGACCTCCGACACCAGCGCCGGCCGGGCCGCACCCCGCCCGCGGGGCGAACCCCGCGGGGGCCTCGCCCCGTGTGACCCGCTCACCGACGCGCTGCTCGACCCCGACGGCGCCCTCACCACCGACACCTACCGGCCCGGCAAAGCCCTGGCCGCCCTGGTCCGCGCCCGCGACGGGCACTGCCGGTTCCCCGGCTGCCACGTCGCCGCCCGCTTCTGCGACCTCGACCACGTCACCCCCTGGCCCACCGGCCCGACATCAGCAGCCAACCTGGTCTGCCTCTGCCGCCGACACCACCGCATCAAACAACGCCCCGGCTGGCAGGCGGTTCTCCACCCCGACGCCACCCTCACCTGGACCGACCCCACCGGCCGGAACCGCACCACCCACCCCGTCGACCACCTCCACCGCGCCGTCCTACCCGACCGGGGAAGCGACCCCGCCCCCATCACCTACAACCCCCGCCTCGTCACCCCCGACGCACCCCACAGCACCCTCGAGTACCACCTCGAACACAACCCGGGCCCACCACCAGCAAGACCCCGCATCCGCTGCCGCATCGACCACCACCACCCGACAGCCGCTCGCGCCCACCTCGCCTACACCTCGGCCCATCCGCCCAGGCGACGAGCGCTGCCACCACCGGACGACCCGCCGTTCTGACGAAGCACCAGCACCTTCCTGAGAGACCGAGCCGGATCGCATCTCAGCGCGGTCCACGACTCGGGCGTCCCGTCCCACCCATTGATACGGTGGGCTGCGTTACCTCGGCGAAACATCCGGGTGACGGCGGGGAAACCGCCACGCCCTACTGTCGTCGACAACGCCATCAGGGCTGGCTCCCACGCCCCTGCACCGAACCAGGAGGTTCAACACTGTGTTCAGCTCCGCTGACGAGGTCCTCGCTTTCATCAAGTCCGAGGACGTGAAGTTCGTCGACATCCGCTTCTGCGACCTTCCCGGCGTCATGCAGCACTTCAACGTGCCCGCGCAGACGGTCGACCAGGACTTCTTCCTCAACGGCCAGATGTTCGACGGGTCCTCGATCCGCGGCTTCCAGGCCATCCACGAGTCCGACATGAAGCTCATCCCGGACCCGACGACGGCCTACCTCGACCCGTTCCGGGTCGAGAAGACGCTGATCATGAACTTCAGCATCGTCGACCCGTTCACCGGCGAGGCCTACAGCCGCGACCCCCGCAACATCGCGGCCAAGGCCGAGGCCTACCTGAAGTCCACGGGCATCGCCGACACCGCCTTCTTCGGTGCCGAGGCCGAGTTCTACGTCTTCGACGACGTGCGCTTCGAGACCAAGGCCAACGCCAGCTACTACTACATCGACTCCGTCGAGGCCGCCTGGAACACCGGGCGCGCGGAGGACGGCGGCAACCGCGGCTACAAGACCCGCTTCAAGGGTGGCTACTTCCCCGTCCCGCCGGTCGACCACTTCGCCGACACCCGCGACAAGATCTGCCTCAACCTCGCCGACGTCGGCCTCGTCGTCGAGCGCAGCCACCACGAGGTCGGCACCGCGGGTCAGCAGGAGATCAACTACCGCTTCAACACCCTGCTCCTCTCGGGCGACGACATGATGAAGTTCAAGTACGTCGTCAAGAACACCGTCTGGAACGAGGGCAAGACCGCCACGTTCATGCCGAAGCCCATCTTCGGCGACAACGGCTCGGGGATGCACACGCACCAGTCGCTCTGGAAGGACGGCGAGCCGCTCTTCTACGACGAGCGCGGCTACGGCGGCCTTTCGGACATCGCGCGCTGGTACATCGGCGGCCTGCTCAAGCACGCCCCCGCGCTGCTGGCGTTCACGAACCCGACGATCAACAGCTACCACCGGCTGGTCCCGGGCTACGAGGCGCCGGTCAACCTGGTGTACTCGGCCCGTAACCGCTCGGCCTGCGTGCGCATCCCGATCACGGGTGACAACCCCAAGGCCAAGCGCATCGAGTTCCGCGTGCCCGACCCGAGCTCGAACCCCTACCTGTGCTTCGCGGCGCAGCTGATGGCCGGCCTCGACGGCATCAAGAACCGCATCGAGCCCCCGGAGCCGGTCGACAAGGACCTCTACGAGCTGCCGCCCGAGGAGCACGAGGCCATCGAGCAGGTCCCCGGCTCGCTCCCGGCCGTGCTCGACGCGCTCGAGGCCGACCACGAGTTCCTGCTCCAGGGTGACGTGTTCACCTCGGACCTCATCGAGACGTGGATCGACTACAAGCGGGTCCACGAGGTCGACCCGATCCGCTTCCGGCCCCACCCGCACGAGTTCGAGATGTACTTCGACATCTGATCGAACCCGCAGGTCGGAGGCACGGTCAGCCTCAGTAGTCCCTGACGAGTCCTCACGGGCCCTCACCGATGCGTCGGCAGCCCGTGAGGACTCGTCGCTGTGCGGCCACGGCGTGGTCGCCGGCCGGTCTCACCTCGAGCCGGGCCGAGGGCCCTGCGTACCGCGCAGCCGAGCGTTCTCGGCCTCCAGGTGCAGGACCATGCCGATGCCGGCCAGGTTGAGACCGGCCGCGAGCAGGTCCCCGATCCGTCGAAGGCGGTCGAGGTCGTTCGCGCTGTAGCGGCGGGTGCCCCCGTCGGTGCGCTGCGGCTCGAGCAGACCGCGGGCCTCGTACAGGCGCAGGTTCTGCACCCCCATGCCGACCAGGCCGGCCGCCACCGAGATCCCGTACACCCCGCGGTCGTCGTCGGGAGCGGGCACTGTCATGGCGGTGGGTCCTTCCCCGAAAAAAATCCGTTCTGGGCTCTTGCACGATTATGCCGTCAGTGCTACAAGAAATCTATGGCGTGTGCAACAGATCCGTCCGGATCCCGACCACCGCCGGCCAGTACACCCACACCACATCGGAGGTGAACACGATGTTGATCCGCACCGACCCGTTCCGTGAGCTGGACCGCCTCACCCACCAGCTCCTCACCCCGCAGGGCACCCTGGCCCGGCCCGCGGCGATGCCGATGGACGCCTGGCACGAGGGTGACACCTTCTACGTCGAGCTCGACCTCCCCGGCGTCAGCCAGGACTCGATCGACATCGACGTGGAACGCAACGTGGTCACCGTCAGGGCCGAACGCCCGAGCCGGGCCAGCGACGCGCAGCTGCTGGTCGCGGAACGTCCGCGCGGAATGTTCAGCCGCCAGCTCGTCCTGGGCGAGAACCTCGACACCGAGCGCGTCGAGGCCAGCTACGACGGGGGCGTCCTGACGCTGCAGATCCCGGTCGCGGAGCACGCGAAACCGCGCAAGATCGAGATCAGCAGCAAGAACGAGGGTCGTCGCGCCATCAGCGCGTGACCCCGGTGGCGGGGTCCCCGCCACGGCCCCCGAGCGGCCGTACCGGCCATGCCGGCGCCGCCCACCGGGTCGTGCACCTGCTCGGCCCGGTGGACGGCCGGGGGTCAGTGCTACGCACCCAGCTCGGCGTCCTCGAGGGCCGCTTCCTGCTTGGACTCCTCGATGTTCTCCCGGACGACCTCGGCCGGCAGGGCCACCCGGTCGGCGATGAGGTAGACGACCACCGACAGCGCGCCGAGGAGCAGCGCCGACCACTCGAAGTTCAGCAGCCCGAGGTTCCCGGCGCCCGCGGACTTCTCCGGGAAGTTCCCCAGGTAGGAGATCAGCGCCAGGCCGCCCAGCCAGGGGAACAGCCACGCGAAGCCGTTCCAGAAGTGCAGCGGCCCCTGACGGACCCCGCCGAAGAGCTTGAACAGGCCCAGGAGGACGAACCCGAGCAGCACCGCGACGTAGAGCTTCCATCCGGTCAGCCACCCCGACCAGTACACGATCAGGTTCGAGGCCCAGAACGCCAGGAGCGGGAGGACGTGACCGCCGGGCAGCCGGAAGGGACGCGGGTGGTCCGGGACGCGCTTGCGCAGGGCGGTGAGCACCAGCGGCCCGGACGCGAAGGACAGGACCGTGGCCGAGGTGATGAACCCGACCAGCTGCTGCCAGCTCGGGAACGGCAGGAACACGATGAGGCCCACCACGAACGTCACGACCAGGCTGAACAGCGGGACGCCCCGCTCCGTGGTCCTCGCCAGGCGCTGAGGGGCGTTCCCGTTGCGGGCCATCGCGTAGGACAGCCGCGAGGTGAGCGTCGTGTAGATCAGCCCGGTGTCCCCGGGCGAGATGATCGCGTCGATGTAGAGCAGTACCGCCAGCCAGCCCAGCCCGAGGGCGGTGGCCAGGGCCGCCAGCGGCCCGAAGTCGTTCTCGAAGCTCAGGTTGGCCCACGCGTCGGCGCCGGAGAGCAGGCTCGGCTCCAGCGCGCCGATGAAGGCGACCTGCAGCGCGATGTAGATGACCGCCGTGACCAGGACCGAGCCGATGACGGCGATGGGGACGTTCCTGCGGGGGTTGTCGGTCTCACCGGCCAGCTCGACACCCTGACGGAAGCCGAGGTAGGAGAACACGATCCCGGAGGTGGCGATCGCGCTGAAGACACCGTGCCAGCCCGACGGCTTGAACCCGTGGCTGGTGAAGTTCTCGCCGTGGAACGCGGTGGCGAAGAACGCCACGATGACGAGCACGATGATCCCGAGCTTCCACCACACCAGGGTGTTGTTGATCCGCGCGAACCAGCGGATGCCGAAGTAGTTGATCACCACGAACACGGCCATCAGCAGCACGGCGACCGCGTAGCCGAGCCCGGTCAGGGTGTGCACCGTCTGGCCACCGGCCTGCGCCTCGACGGTGAAGGGGGCGTACTTGGTGCCGTACTGCAGCGCTGCGAGCACCTCGATGGGCGCGGTCGTGCTCGCCCCCACCCAGGTGATCCAGCCGGTGGTGTAGCTGGCGAACGAGCCGAAGGCCAGGTGGGGGAAGCGGATCACCCCGCCGGACACCGGGAACATCACCCCCAGCTCGGCGTACACGAGCGCGATGGCCAGGACCATCACCCCACCCAGGGCCCATGAGATGACCGCGGCCGGGCCGGCCTCCTGCGAGGCGTTGAGCGCCCCGAACAGCCAGCCCGACCCGATGATCGAACCGATGCTCGCGAAGAGCAGACCGACGATCCCTACATGCCGCTTGAGCTGCGGTTGTTCCGTCTCGACCGCGGTCGAGGTGTCCGTCGCCATGGCAGATCCCTTTCTCTGGAGGCCGAAGGCTCAGAAAGCGGTACCGCAGGACGTGGCGATCCCCCGATGTACCACCTGCCATCTTGCGCGCCCCACGGCGCTGGTGGTGGTTCCGCGGCAGGGAAACTCGAGCTCGGACCAGGCCGACCCCGCGAGTACGAGCCTCCGGCAGCGACTTCCGCGGCCAGACCACGACGAACACGGCGCCCGGGCCGTGCCCGCTGCCGGCCCGGGCTGCCGGCCCGGGCTCTGCCCTCCCCCGCCCCTCAGAGCCGGTCGACGCCCCACGCGGCCGCGGGCACCAGCCACCCGCCGACGACCAGCAGCGCGAAGCCGGCGGCCACGGCTGCGGCGATCACGCCCCGCCACACCCAGGCCCGGACCCGCGAGGGACCTTCGGCACTGTTCCGGACCGACGACCCCGAGCACCCTGGACACCACCCCAAGGAGGCCGCCGTGCACCATGTCACCCCGGTCGGGTCGGTCGTCGTCGCCGTCGACGTCGACGCACCCGTCGAACCGGTCCTCGCGGCGGCCGCTGCCCTCGCCGCCTCCACCCGCCGTCCGCTGCACGTCGTCAACGCCACCGGCGTCGGCATCGTCCCGTGGACTGCGCCGATGCTCCAGCGCCAGGAGGCCAAGCTCCGGGAGCTGCGCGACCGCCTGGCGACGCTGGGTGAGATGTCGGTGACCTCCTGCACCGCCCTGGAGAGTCCGGCGGCGGCGATCGTGCGGGCCAGTGCCGACGCCGAGCTCGTCGTCATCGGGTCGGGCCGGCTGGGCCGGCTGGCGGGCGAGGTGCTCGGCGCGACCACCCATCAGGTCGCCATGCACTCCCGGTGCCCGGTGCTCGTCGTCCCGGACGGCCTGGACCTGCCCGAGCACGGGCCGGTGGTCGTCGGCGTCGACACCGGCGAGCACAGCCGGCCGGCGATCGGCCTGGCCTTCGCGGAGGCGTCGCGCCGCTCGGCTCCCCTCGTCGCGGTCCACGCGTGGTGGCTGGAGCACCCGGGAGCCTTCGACGACGCGAGCCGCTGGGCGGGAGGCGAGCATCCCGCGTACGACGCCGAGGAGCTCTCGGTGTCCGAGATGATGGCGGGCTGGGCGGAGAAGTACCCGGACGTCGTGGTCCGCACCGAGATCCTCCGAGGCGAGCCGGTGCCGGTGATCCGCGAGGTCGCCCGCTCCGCGCAGCTGCTGGTGGTCGGCTCCCGGGGCAGCGGGGGCTTCGTCGGCCTCCTCCTCGGCGGGGTCAGCAGCCGTCTGCTGCACGGCAGCCCGTGCCCGGTGCTCGTGGTCCCGTCCGCAGCCCGGCCGGCACTGGAGCCGGCGCAGCCCACCTCGCGGGTCTCCACCCCCGCGTGACGTGCGGGCCACGCCGGCCACGCCGGCCAGGAAGGTCAGCGGGGGCGGACGGTCAGGGTCTGGGCGAGCGCGCCGAGCGGGCCGCTCTCGTCGTGGAGCCGGCTGCTGGTGAGGCCGATCCCGTTGGCGTCGAACGTCACCGTCGCATCCACGCCCAGCCATCCCTCGGCCGGCAGCCTCAGCAGGTGGGCCGTCAGGTCGATGTTCGGGTAGTGCACGTCGCGCGGGTCGGCGCGCACGGTCATCCCGTTGGCGATGTCGAGCAGCCCGGCCGTGCGCGCCAGCGTGCTCACCGGCTCGTCGGCCAGGAGGGGCACATCGGTGCGCACCCAGAACCAGCCGCGACCGGGCTCCTCGAGATGGCGCCGTAGCTCGACCGACCCGATGAACCCGCCGGGCCAGGTGGCACTCGGCGTCCACGGCTCGAGCTCGTCGGGGCCGGGGATGGACGGCAGCGCGGTGCCGGCCACCGCAGCGGTGTCACGCTGCGCCATCAGCCAGGCCCGTAGGAGGACGACGGGACGCCCCGCATGGGCCAGGGTCGCCTCCACCAGCTCGATGGTCCGCCCGGGGCGCACCACCCGCACCCCGACCTCGACCTCGGCCACCGGCACCGTCCCGAGGATGTCGTAGCAGAGCCGGGCCACCGCCATGCCGTCCTCGCGCCGGGCGTCTCTGTGCTGCTCGACCAGGTGCGCCATCAGGCCCAGGGCCGGCGAGATGTGCTGCTCGTCCTCGCGCCAGGCGCCGCTGGTGCGCTCGGTGGCCCGGAACCGGGTCGCGCCCAGCCGCTCGAAGTACGCCACGGTGTCATCCTCCCTGGTGCCGATGTCCGACGCCGACCCTACGACGGGCCAGGATGAGGGCATGAGCGACTCCCCCACCGGCCCCGTCCCGTCGTCCACCTCGTCGTCCGTCCCGTCGTCCACCTCGTCGTCCGCCCCGTCGTCCGCCCCGTCGTCCAGCGCGGCGGCCGCCGCCCTGCCCCGCCGCGTCGCCGTCACCGGCGCCCACGGCAAGCTCGGCCGCGCCGTCGTGACGCACCTGCGCGGCATCGGCCTCGACGTCCTGGCCATCGACCGCGACCCGGCCGGCGACCCCCGCGACGTCCGCGGCGAGTTCGTCGTCGCCGACCTCACCGACTACGGCCAGGTGGTCGAGGCCTTCGGGGGCGGGGTCGACGAGCACGCGGCCGTCGACGCGGTGGTGCACCTGGCCGCCATCCCGGCCCCCGGGATGACGACGAACGCCGCCACCTTCGCCAACAACTCGGCCGCGACCTACAACGTGTTCGCCGCTGTCCGCGCCCTCGGCATCACCACGCTGGTGTGGGCCTCGAGCGAGACCGTGCTGGGCCTGCCGTTCGACACCCCGCCGCCCTACGCGCCCGTCGACGAGGAGTACGCGCCGCGGCCGGAGTCGACGTACTCGCTGAACAAGGCCCTCGAGGAGGAGATGGCCGGGCACTTCTGCCGCTGGCAGCCCGAGCTGGTGGCGGTCGGCCTGCGCTTCTCGAACGTCATGGACGTCGAGGACTACGCGCAGTTCCCGTCCTTCGACGCCGACCCGCAGCTGCGGCGCTGGAACCTGTGGGGCTACATCGACGCGCGCGACGGCGCCCAGGCCGTCGAGAAGGCCCTGGCCTACGACGTGCCCGGGGCGGAGGTGTTCGTCATCGCCAACGCCGACACCGTGATGAGCCGTTCGAGCGCGAGCCTGATGGCCGAGGTCTACCCCGACGTGCCGGTGACCAGGGAGCTCGGTGAGCACGAGACGCTCCTCGGCATCGACAAGGCCCGGCAGGTCCTCGGGTACGAGCCCCAGCACTCCTGGCGCGACCACGTCGGCTGAGCGCGCCGCCCACGGGCCTCGGGCCGGACGCCGTGCGGCATGATCGCCCCGTGAGCGCGAACCCGTCGTCCGAGAGCACCTCCGAGGCCGCCGCGGGGGCCGGCCCCGGGCTCGCCGAGATCCTCGACCAGCTCGTCGACGCGGGCCGGCAGGTGGTGGCCCGTGGGCTGGTGCAGGCCAGCGGTGGCAACCTCTCGGCCCGGGTGCCCGGCACCGACCGGTTCGTCGTCACCGCCACCGGCACCTGGCTCGACCGCCTCACCCCGGACGACTTCGCCGAGCTCACCCCGGGCGGCGACCGGGTGGGTGGGGCGGCACGCCCGTCGGTGGAGTGGAAGCTGCACCAGCGCACCTACGCCGTGCGCCAGGACGTGCGGGCCATCGTGCACCTGCACCCGCAGCACGTCCTCCTGGTCGACATGCTCGGTGCGCCGATCCGGTTCACCACCCTGGACCACCAGTACTACCTGGGCAGTGCCGGGCGGGTGCCGTTCATGCCCTCGGGCAGCGACGAGCTCGCCCGGGCCGCCGCCGAGGCCGCCCGCGACCACGACGCCGTGGTGCTGGCCCACCACGGCTGCTCGGCCCTCGGCGACACCGTGACGATGGCCCTGCGCCGGGCGTTGAACCTCGAGGAGGCGGCCGCGATGACCTACCGGCTGCTGCAGGCGGGCGACCGCGCCACCGACTTCCCGGCGGAGTGGAAGGGCCGCATCATCGACGTCTGACCCGGCGACCCGGGTCGGGCTCAGCGGGCGAGGAAGAGGCTGCCCAGCGCGATGAGCCAGGAGACGAACGAGCCGACCAGGAAGTACTCGGTGACCTCGTCGATGCCTGCACCGTCGACGCTCTCACGGTCGCTGCGCTTGCTCTGCAGCTCGGGGAAGCGGATCAGGCCCTTGGCCGCGATGACCAGGGCCGCGGCCGTGAGCTGGCCGGCCAGCCCGAGGCCGAGGATGACGACCCGCTCCATGGGGCCGAGGAGGCGGCCGCCGCGCAGCTGGAGCGCCGGCTCGGGCATGGCCATGGCCGAGGTACGCGCCCGCCCCAGCGGACGCAGGGCCCCGATGCTGACCAGCACCAGCCGGACGACGACGTTGCCGGTGGCGAGGTTGGCCACCAGGAGCCCGAGGACGAGCAGGACCTGCGCGACCGTGACGCCGGCCCGCGCGCTGGGGAGCTCGGCCCAGCGCAGCCAGCGCCCCAGCCCGCCGCCCGGTGGCGAGGCCCACCCGGACAGTGCCACCAGCCAGACCGCCCCGCCGGCCAGGGCCCCGAGCGAGCGGGCGTGCCCGCGGCCGTGCGCCAGCGCGGCGTCGGACCAGCGCAGCCACAACAGCAGCGACAGCACGGCGCCGACGAGGGCCACGGCGTCGCCGACCCCGAACAGCCCGGCACCGGCACCGACCAGCACGACCACCACGCCCCCGGCCCAGGGCGCCCACCGCGACACCGCCGGGCGCCGGGCGGCGCGGACCAGGTCGGCCAGCCCGACGCCGAGCAGCCACACCCCCAGCCAGCTCACGCGAGGCCCCGGAGCAGCTCGTGGGCGGCCAGCACGGCCCCGACCCCGTCGGAGCGGACGCGCTGCGACACGGCGGAGGCACTGACCCCTTCGCGCGCGGCGAGGTCGGCCTGGGTGGTGTCGGGATCCATGAGCCCCCTCAGCAGCCGGAGTGACCGTTCCGAGAGAGATCCAACCAGGTGGTCCCGACAGAGCAGGGCGGCGTTGACGGCGTCGACCCGGGGGTCCCGGCCGTCGGCATCGCGCAGGCCGGTGCGCAGCAGCCGGGTGGGCGCACGGTCGGCGGCGGCCTCGACGGCGTCGATGGCGTCGCGGGCGGCCCACCAGGCCGAGCCGTCCTCGATGCCGCGCTCGGCGTCCAGGAGCGTGACCGTGCCGACCCCGACCCCGACGCGCACGTCGACGTCGGGCAGCAGCTCGAGACGGACCCGCAGGGCCGCGTCCAGCGCCTCCCCGAGGCTGCGGTACGCGCCCTGGAACTCGTCGCCCACCGTCACCCGCAGGCCCCGCACCGACGGCACCGCCGCCTCGACGGTGGCCAGGGCCGCCGCCACGGCGTCATGCACGGCCCGTCGGTCGCCGGCGCGACGGGACGCGACGATGTCGCCGATCAGCACGCTCACTGAAGCACCGGGCTTCATCTCAGCCATCTGAAGATCATACCTTCATTCAGCGGGAATGAAGCCTGATCCTTCAGGCGGGGACGGAAGGGTCCTCGGCGAGCGTGTGACCCGCCGACGGCTCGACGACCCCACGCTCGGTGACCACGGCGGCCACGAAGCGGGCCGGGGTGACATCGAAGGCCGGGTTGAACCCGGGCGTCGCCTCGGGGGTGGTGCGGATGCCGGCCCAGGTCGTG
Proteins encoded in this window:
- a CDS encoding DUF4191 family protein — translated: MSDAPEKKPGRIAEIRQAYSAIKSLDPQIGWWMLGAAVLTAAVVVGIGAIFGGGWLIYAALVAIPAAALAAVVVMNRRGNGAMYKALDGKVGAAGATLTGLGKRGWYANQEPVAVDGARGTRAQDLAGAALVFRALGRPGVVLIGEGPVGRVGKLLKQEEKKVARVAPGVPVHLWTVGDGDGQVPVRKIAGKLTRMKPVLSKQEVSVVNKRLTSLGGIRPPIPKGVDPTKARMDRKAMRGR
- a CDS encoding RDD family protein — its product is MTTPADPDRARAEALDPSFGRRIAAFVVDWVLSALVTFVVLPYDLLLDPGQRPAMLLGIPQSSWVTLGVFVLLNVVLVSLTGSTVGHRLLGLQVWQVRPGAFPVQVVVRSLLAGLFLPGLVRAGDGRLLHDYVAGTRLVRPGAEDSRDRRSA
- a CDS encoding HNH endonuclease signature motif containing protein yields the protein MTATTGPQDVVSAARVARQVLSDALSPGEVCGSQEEWAQALGELQAVMDTATAAQDAAIVRLAAIEPEVLDDGEVIETHRALGHVALDAPAMVSWTLNVSAVQAERRVRAAVRMAADGPEGTPTETGLRGLHTAMGAGRLDAYRASVVATELEEAPAEVAASVVAGLHEYFGSEDGPRLRRRVRRMLARISPDLVRQRAVRARSECRLERWVGEPGVDTWHGTFPSEEAAQAWAAIDALAQQYVTDGVCDRVDRARAKALTDLVAGNATIDVQIVHTIAAEVPTAAGSARGTRASEGASDDLVDVGAPASEAGASKAAPGDLVEVTGLRPGEPTLVSRAWLDHASAPHPTSDTSAGRAAPRPRGEPRGGLAPCDPLTDALLDPDGALTTDTYRPGKALAALVRARDGHCRFPGCHVAARFCDLDHVTPWPTGPTSAANLVCLCRRHHRIKQRPGWQAVLHPDATLTWTDPTGRNRTTHPVDHLHRAVLPDRGSDPAPITYNPRLVTPDAPHSTLEYHLEHNPGPPPARPRIRCRIDHHHPTAARAHLAYTSAHPPRRRALPPPDDPPF
- the glnA gene encoding type I glutamate--ammonia ligase — its product is MFSSADEVLAFIKSEDVKFVDIRFCDLPGVMQHFNVPAQTVDQDFFLNGQMFDGSSIRGFQAIHESDMKLIPDPTTAYLDPFRVEKTLIMNFSIVDPFTGEAYSRDPRNIAAKAEAYLKSTGIADTAFFGAEAEFYVFDDVRFETKANASYYYIDSVEAAWNTGRAEDGGNRGYKTRFKGGYFPVPPVDHFADTRDKICLNLADVGLVVERSHHEVGTAGQQEINYRFNTLLLSGDDMMKFKYVVKNTVWNEGKTATFMPKPIFGDNGSGMHTHQSLWKDGEPLFYDERGYGGLSDIARWYIGGLLKHAPALLAFTNPTINSYHRLVPGYEAPVNLVYSARNRSACVRIPITGDNPKAKRIEFRVPDPSSNPYLCFAAQLMAGLDGIKNRIEPPEPVDKDLYELPPEEHEAIEQVPGSLPAVLDALEADHEFLLQGDVFTSDLIETWIDYKRVHEVDPIRFRPHPHEFEMYFDI
- a CDS encoding MerR family transcriptional regulator, whose protein sequence is MTVPAPDDDRGVYGISVAAGLVGMGVQNLRLYEARGLLEPQRTDGGTRRYSANDLDRLRRIGDLLAAGLNLAGIGMVLHLEAENARLRGTQGPRPGSR
- a CDS encoding Hsp20/alpha crystallin family protein; its protein translation is MLIRTDPFRELDRLTHQLLTPQGTLARPAAMPMDAWHEGDTFYVELDLPGVSQDSIDIDVERNVVTVRAERPSRASDAQLLVAERPRGMFSRQLVLGENLDTERVEASYDGGVLTLQIPVAEHAKPRKIEISSKNEGRRAISA